The following nucleotide sequence is from Pandoraea thiooxydans.
CGGCGCCTGGATTGCCGGGTATGCGTTGATAGCCAGTCCATGCGTCGACGATACCGTACAGCCGTACGCTCGATTGCGCGTTGGCGTGAACGCCGATCGCCGCCAAGGCCAGGGCCACGCCAAGACGGCGGATTTTTTTCGGCATGCCGGGGAAAAAGCTTTCCTTAAACATAATGTTGTCTCTTTCAAATGACGAGCGGAAGCCGCCGTCACGCGCGGGTGACGGCGCTCGGAAAAAGCAAGTGGGTTAGTTCGGCCGGTGCTCCAGCGCGCGCTGGTGATGCAACGCTTTCGCGGCCTTGATTTTCTTGAACAGAAAGAAGTAGAGCTTGATGTACTGCCCCACCAGAATGGCATTCATGAAAGTGCCTTCCCGGATGAACTTAGGCTCCCCCAGGCATACGAAACCAATCGTGGCGCTGACCACCAGCAGCGTGCAATCGAAAGTGGTCTTGATGTTTCCCCATTTCCATCCGGTGCGCCTGAATATCGCATTGACGAACATGTCGATCGGCATGAGCACGAGATTCGCTCGAATCATCAGGAACAGGCCGAATGCGGTCAAGGCGTCCGCGAACGCCAGTAAAGACAATTTCAGGAAGTAGTCCTGAAACCCGATCGAGCGGGTCAGCATCAGGTTCAGATTCAGGCACGACGCCAGCACGAATGCCGGGATCAACGAAGTCAAATCCTTCGCTTTAAAGTCCTTGCGCAACACCAGATAGGTCAGGAACAGCATGAACAACTCAAGCATAAAGTTGTATGTCCCCTGGCTCAAGGACGTGTACACCAGGGTCATGGTGCGGGTCAGGCTGCTCTGGGGCGAAATGCCAATGCCGGCTCTGATCGCCAGACTGATCCCCAGTGTCAGTATGTAAATTCCGGCGGTGTATGTGATCCAGCGCCGCGTCAGGCTGCCGGTATCGATGATTTCCGCGTCTCGTTCATGGTGCGCCATGATTGTCTCTCGGTTGTCTTCCTTGTTTTTTTGCGAATCCGGTCGCCTCTTTTTATCGTGGGGCGCCGCGCTCTTATCGGCAACCCGGACGCACAGCGGCGCTCGGGCTCCCGCAGCCGGCCGGTCATTATGGTACCCGCCGGCCTCCTCCTGTTATCGGGCTGGCCTCACACCATGAACCCGAAACGATCCAGCGAAATGAACAACGTCAGGAGCTTGTTCACCACCGGCTCGCCCTCATTGCGATTGCCCATCGCCTCCAACGCCGCGTCGATGGCGCGTGTCGCCGCGACCAACTCGGACAGGCTCATGTTGGCCATCACGCCGTAAATGTCCAACGGCAGCAAGGCCTTGACCGCCTTGTTTTCGGTGACGACGCAGCCGCCGACCTGGGCATCGATCTGTTTCAGACAGTGGCACATTTCCTCGCTGTCTTGCCCGACCGCTACGAAATAAGCCTTGGGAGCCGGCCAGAACGTCGCCACGGCGCCGCGATCGATGCGCACCCCCTTGAACAGTCCATTGACCACATGGCGCTTGCCGTTGGCATAGCGCTGCACCACCGCGATGCGATTGAGCGTGACGCCGCCGACTTCAGGGACGATTTTTCCGTCCCGCACCGGCACCCAGACTTCCTGATAGAACTTTTCGTGACCCCGGCCGTAGACGTCGAACAGATACACCTTGGCCTGCTTGCCGTCGGCTGAAATCTCCAGCGGCAGCAGCTCGAGTTCTGCCGGGCTCAGGTTGCCAAGTCCCGGCACCGGCTCCTTCACCATGCCGGAATAGTCGATATCGGCGTGCTTGAGCATCTGGCGGTCTTTGGCCACCAGCTCGCCATCCTTGAAGACAAAGCGCGGATTGATTTTCGACAGGCTGTCGGTCAGCACGATATCGGCGAAGCGCCCGGGTGTGAGCGAGCCAAACTTGTTGTCCATGCGAAATGCCCGCGCCGTATAAAGCGTGGCCATTTTGATCGCCTGAATCGGATCGATGCCCATTTCGGCACACAACGAGACGACCCAATCCATATGGCCCTTGGTCAGCAAGCGATCGACCGAA
It contains:
- a CDS encoding adenine deaminase C-terminal domain-containing protein codes for the protein MYQEITERNASASAQRDQVAAHYDQVRAIFDILNGKKEADLLLRNLNILDVHSETVYQGSILVYDKRIVALNPDETAIKVRQVFDGEGLYAIPGLIDAHVHFDAQLAHPAAFGEAIVPCGTTTIFSECLDFVSAAGAEAVPATAQLFKHHERLPYRVYAFAPGKKTSVEVTDALLKMEPVIGLGELAHLTYSVGNDDDFRKSALGRAKGGFMNTHWGVTTLSDMMLNYMPAIGAFANHDVWKEDDIEKSVRYGLQTQIKFGVGSAEVIKIMLRAIVKRKWPAENFQLCADNISVDRLLTKGHMDWVVSLCAEMGIDPIQAIKMATLYTARAFRMDNKFGSLTPGRFADIVLTDSLSKINPRFVFKDGELVAKDRQMLKHADIDYSGMVKEPVPGLGNLSPAELELLPLEISADGKQAKVYLFDVYGRGHEKFYQEVWVPVRDGKIVPEVGGVTLNRIAVVQRYANGKRHVVNGLFKGVRIDRGAVATFWPAPKAYFVAVGQDSEEMCHCLKQIDAQVGGCVVTENKAVKALLPLDIYGVMANMSLSELVAATRAIDAALEAMGNRNEGEPVVNKLLTLFISLDRFGFMV
- a CDS encoding YczE/YyaS/YitT family protein, with amino-acid sequence MAHHERDAEIIDTGSLTRRWITYTAGIYILTLGISLAIRAGIGISPQSSLTRTMTLVYTSLSQGTYNFMLELFMLFLTYLVLRKDFKAKDLTSLIPAFVLASCLNLNLMLTRSIGFQDYFLKLSLLAFADALTAFGLFLMIRANLVLMPIDMFVNAIFRRTGWKWGNIKTTFDCTLLVVSATIGFVCLGEPKFIREGTFMNAILVGQYIKLYFFLFKKIKAAKALHHQRALEHRPN